The genomic window GTTCAGGAAACAGATTTCATTTACGCAGTAATTGCCGAGCAATTGGGTTTTGTCGGTGCTAGTTTGATTCTGGGTCTTTGCGTAGCTCTGGTGTATCGATTGATTCGGATTGCTCGGCGTGCCCGGGATGATTTTGGACTTTTTATGATTATGGGCACGGTGATATATTTTATGTTTCAAGCGCTGATGAACATTGGAATGAATATAGGTTTGCTTCCCATAGCCGGGGTTCCCTTGCCGTTAGTAAGCTATGGAGGTAGCTCGTTAGTTGTTAGTTTGCTATTGATCGGTTTGGCACAGAGCGTCCAGATACATAATACTGGCGCAACGAGTACGCGAGCGGATTGACGATTTGCTATTTTTTTGATATACTATACATAGATTTTGTATAGATAATCAATTGGACAATGAGCAGCGCCTCATTTTCACAGGAACATCATGATCCTCGTCAGCGAGCGGTGCAGCTGATGCCTACTTGTCAATTGTGTGCCGAACCATTTATCCCGAAACGTATCAGCGTACTGAATCAGTTGGGTCAAATTCAGTTACTCCATGCTCAGTGTACGCGTTGCCGGACGGGGATGGTTCTCTTGCTACTCAATCACGAATATGGTATCGGTTCCGTTGGTCTGGTGACTGATCTGACTGAGCGCGATGTACTTCATTTTTCTACAAATCAGCCAGTCAGCGTCGATGACGTACTTGAGATAGCGGAGCTCTTGCAATCCCCGAGCTTTCTTGATAGTATCTTTGCTACAGAGCCCCCGATACCGTTACCGAGGCCTTTTTCTAGAAATCCTTAGGAATTCTTCATTAAAAAGGCGGTGATAGTACCTCCTGGTCTACCCAGGCATTTATCAATTTTCTGAAATCTTCATTGTATGGAATCAATTTCGCTCAAATCTCAGCCTCGTACGATTATTGGTGCCCGTGTAAAAGCCTTGCGCCGCGATGGCACTGTCCCTGCGGTTGTGTATGGTTCAAAACGGAAATCAACAAATCTGAGTCTCACCGCTACGGATTTTGAAGTTGCGTATCGGAAGGCGGGAAAGAGCGGTTTAATTGATTTGTCCGTTGGTGAAGGCGCTCCGCTGAAAGTGCTAGTCCACGAAATCCAGCATGATCCAGTGACTGGGAAGCCTTTGCATGTTGATTTTTATGAAGTGGATATGGCTCAGAAGACGACCGCTGATGTGGAATTACATTTCATTGGCACTTCAAAGGCTGTCAAAGAATTGGGCGGTGTATTGATGAAGGCGCTTACGACAGTGACTATTGAATGTTTACCGCAGCATCTTGTCCAGCACATCGATATTGATATTTCAAATTTGAATAGTTTTGATGATGTTATTCGTGTGAGCGACATACCGTTACCTACCGGTGTCACCGTGGTTGGTCAAACAGATACTATGGTCGCTCGTGTCCAAGAACCTCGCTCTGAAGAGGAATTGAAGGCGCTGGAAGAAACACCTGCTGGTGTGCCGGTTACTGAAGT from Candidatus Kerfeldbacteria bacterium includes these protein-coding regions:
- a CDS encoding 50S ribosomal protein L25 — its product is MESISLKSQPRTIIGARVKALRRDGTVPAVVYGSKRKSTNLSLTATDFEVAYRKAGKSGLIDLSVGEGAPLKVLVHEIQHDPVTGKPLHVDFYEVDMAQKTTADVELHFIGTSKAVKELGGVLMKALTTVTIECLPQHLVQHIDIDISNLNSFDDVIRVSDIPLPTGVTVVGQTDTMVARVQEPRSEEELKALEETPAGVPVTEVEKVGEKEKAEAEAAPEEGAAPAAEKAQDK